A single region of the Pararhodospirillum photometricum DSM 122 genome encodes:
- a CDS encoding acetyl-CoA carboxylase biotin carboxyl carrier protein encodes MANTPIDSEAIRTLANLLVETGLTEIEFETDGLRLRVAKSAPVVQAYAAAPMVAGAPAAAAGAGAATVDPYDHPGAVKAPMVGVVYHASEPGAPAFVQVGDRVSEGQTLVLIEAMKTFNPVRAPRSGTVSAILVDDATPVEYGEPLVILE; translated from the coding sequence ATGGCGAACACCCCCATCGACAGCGAGGCAATCCGCACCCTTGCCAACCTGCTGGTCGAGACCGGCCTGACTGAAATCGAGTTCGAGACCGACGGCCTGCGCCTGCGCGTCGCCAAGTCCGCGCCCGTGGTTCAGGCCTATGCGGCCGCGCCGATGGTGGCGGGGGCTCCGGCCGCCGCGGCCGGCGCCGGGGCGGCGACGGTCGATCCCTATGACCATCCGGGCGCCGTCAAGGCCCCGATGGTGGGCGTCGTCTACCACGCCAGCGAACCGGGCGCGCCCGCCTTCGTTCAGGTCGGCGACCGGGTCAGCGAAGGCCAGACCCTGGTCCTCATCGAGGCCATGAAGACCTTCAACCCCGTGCGCGCCCCTCGCTCTGGCACCGTCAGCGCCATTTTGGTCGATGACGCAACGCCCGTCGAATACGGCGAGCCCCTGGTCATCCTTGAGTAA
- the accC gene encoding acetyl-CoA carboxylase biotin carboxylase subunit, with protein sequence MFEKILIANRGEIALRIHRACREMGIRTVAVHSTADSEAMHVRLADESVCLGPPSARDSYLNKVALLSAATITGADAIHPGYGFLSENADFAEMVVEHGFTFIGPSPAHIRMMGDKITAKRAAQHAGLPIVPGSDGAVQNEAEALALANEFGYPILFKATAGGGGRGMKVATCPEDLVEAFRTARAEAGAAFGNSEVYMEKYLQAPRHIEVQVLGDSHGGAVHLGERDCSLQRKHQKVLEEARSPALNEEQRETIGETARRAVERLGYTNAGTMEFLYENGQFYFIEMNTRLQVEHPVTEMITGIDLVREQIRIAAGAPLGYTQKDIRFQGHAIECRVNAEDPETFAPSPGRVTDFHQPGGMGVRVDSGLYQGVMVPPHYDSMVAKLIVHGASRNECLMRLRRALDEFVIEGIHTTLPLHRKLMRSPTFLDGAYDIHWLEHFVEQGGS encoded by the coding sequence ATGTTCGAGAAAATCCTCATCGCCAACCGGGGCGAGATCGCCTTGCGCATCCATCGGGCCTGTCGCGAGATGGGCATTCGGACCGTTGCCGTCCACTCGACGGCCGACTCCGAGGCGATGCACGTGCGCTTGGCCGACGAATCCGTCTGCCTCGGCCCCCCCTCGGCCCGGGACAGCTACCTCAACAAGGTGGCGCTGCTCTCGGCCGCCACCATCACCGGCGCCGACGCCATCCATCCGGGCTACGGCTTCTTGTCGGAAAATGCCGACTTCGCCGAAATGGTGGTCGAGCACGGCTTCACCTTCATCGGCCCCTCGCCCGCCCACATCCGCATGATGGGCGACAAGATCACGGCCAAGCGCGCCGCCCAACACGCCGGGCTGCCCATCGTCCCGGGCTCGGACGGCGCGGTGCAAAACGAGGCCGAGGCCTTGGCGCTGGCCAACGAGTTCGGCTACCCCATCTTGTTCAAGGCCACCGCCGGCGGCGGCGGACGCGGCATGAAGGTCGCCACCTGCCCCGAGGATCTGGTCGAAGCCTTCCGCACCGCCCGCGCCGAAGCCGGGGCCGCCTTTGGCAATTCCGAAGTCTACATGGAAAAATATCTCCAGGCGCCGCGCCACATTGAGGTGCAGGTCCTGGGCGATAGCCATGGCGGCGCCGTCCATCTGGGCGAACGCGACTGCTCCTTGCAGCGCAAACACCAGAAGGTCCTGGAAGAAGCCCGCTCCCCCGCCCTCAACGAGGAGCAGCGCGAGACCATCGGCGAAACCGCGCGCCGCGCCGTCGAGCGCCTGGGCTACACCAACGCCGGCACCATGGAGTTCCTCTACGAGAACGGGCAGTTCTATTTCATCGAAATGAACACCCGCCTCCAGGTGGAACACCCGGTCACCGAGATGATCACCGGCATTGACTTGGTGCGCGAACAGATCCGCATCGCCGCGGGCGCCCCGCTGGGGTACACCCAAAAGGACATCCGCTTCCAGGGCCACGCCATCGAGTGCCGCGTGAACGCCGAGGACCCGGAGACCTTTGCGCCCTCCCCGGGCCGCGTCACCGACTTCCACCAGCCGGGCGGCATGGGGGTGCGCGTGGACTCCGGCCTGTACCAGGGCGTTATGGTGCCGCCGCACTACGACAGCATGGTTGCCAAGCTGATCGTCCACGGCGCCTCGCGCAACGAGTGCCTGATGCGCCTGCGCCGCGCCCTCGACGAATTCGTCATCGAGGGCATTCACACCACCTTGCCCCTCCACCGCAAGCTCATGCGCTCGCCGACCTTCCTCGACGGCGCCTATGACATCCACTGGCTGGAGCACTTCGTGGAACAAGGCGGCTCCTGA
- a CDS encoding 5-formyltetrahydrofolate cyclo-ligase → MTSTTLLADQGLDAAKQALRRELRTRRRGLAAAHGRAAALAVCTHVLGAGIRPPEGAIVAGYWPQGSELDPRPLMGGLRARGCRLALPVVEQPDHPLSFRAWAPGDPLERGAHGIWAPAGGALGHPAWVLVPLLGFDDRGGRLGQGGGYYDRTLAALAEGERGRPFFSGRCLCRATG, encoded by the coding sequence ATGACCTCCACCACCCTTTTGGCAGATCAAGGCCTGGACGCGGCCAAACAGGCGCTGCGTCGGGAGTTGCGCACGCGTCGGCGTGGGCTGGCCGCTGCTCACGGGCGGGCCGCCGCCCTGGCGGTGTGTACCCATGTTTTGGGTGCCGGGATTCGGCCACCAGAGGGCGCTATCGTCGCGGGCTACTGGCCGCAAGGCAGCGAGCTTGATCCCCGGCCTCTGATGGGGGGCTTGCGGGCGCGGGGCTGCCGTTTGGCCCTGCCGGTGGTGGAGCAGCCCGATCATCCCCTGTCGTTTCGCGCCTGGGCGCCCGGCGATCCTCTGGAACGCGGGGCCCATGGCATTTGGGCGCCGGCGGGCGGAGCCCTGGGGCACCCGGCCTGGGTCCTCGTGCCGCTGCTCGGATTTGATGATCGGGGCGGGCGGCTGGGGCAGGGCGGCGGCTATTACGACCGCACCTTGGCCGCGCTGGCGGAGGGGGAGAGGGGGCGTCCCTTTTTTTCTGGGCGTTGCCTTTGCCGGGCAACGGGTTGA
- a CDS encoding polyphosphate kinase, whose translation MATAPARRRLPGDCSLRRRRWRXEEREHQPDQCLDGPPLDCDARLWPPSDEERERPEFWRYWRDLPPRGRVGLFLSSWYSRPFMDRALGHLDEAAFDKALERVAAFERTLSDDGTLILKFWMHLGKEPQRRRLKSLEKDPLQSWRVTPTDWDNWRRYDTFIAASERLLQRTSVGHAPWQIVEGEDHRYRSLTVLTTLRDALRRHLTERASRRATASLPDVPDGLSRPSPVDGQAPGQVSAAEPSQDVEQMLSEVRHALPSILDRLPTDLVLEKDEYARALAHEQGRLNTLVREARLKGVSTVVVFEGWDAAGKGGAIRRITQALDARDYQVIPVAAPSDEEKAHHYLWRFWRHMSRAGRVTVFDRSWYGRVLVERVEGFAEPRDWRRAYAEIRDFEEQLIDHGIALAKFWMHITREEQLNRFKERETVAYKRWKLTSEDWRNRDKWDHYEEAVNDMVERTSPSHAPWTLVEAGDKRHARVKVLRTVCDTLEKRLKE comes from the coding sequence ATTGCAACAGCGCCTGCTCGCCGCCGACTTCCCGGTGATTGTTCTCTTCGCCGGCGTCGATGGCGCCSGGAAGAGCGAGAGCATCAACCTGATCAATGCCTGGATGGACCCCCGCTGGATTGTGACGCGCGCCTATGGCCCCCCTCGGACGAAGAGCGCGAGCGCCCCGAGTTCTGGCGTTATTGGCGAGACCTACCGCCCCGCGGACGGGTGGGGCTGTTCCTCTCCAGTTGGTATTCCCGCCCCTTCATGGATCGGGCGCTCGGCCATCTTGATGAAGCCGCCTTCGACAAGGCGCTAGAGCGGGTTGCCGCCTTTGAGCGCACCTTGTCCGACGACGGCACCCTGATCTTGAAATTCTGGATGCACCTGGGCAAGGAGCCCCAGCGCCGGCGTCTTAAATCCCTGGAAAAGGATCCCCTGCAAAGCTGGCGCGTCACGCCGACTGACTGGGATAATTGGCGTCGCTATGACACCTTTATCGCAGCCTCCGAGCGTTTATTGCAGCGCACCAGCGTGGGGCACGCTCCTTGGCAGATCGTCGAAGGCGAGGACCACCGCTACCGCTCCCTTACCGTCCTCACCACCTTGCGCGACGCTCTTCGCCGCCACCTCACCGAACGGGCCAGCCGGCGCGCCACCGCCAGCCTTCCCGACGTTCCCGATGGACTGAGTCGCCCCAGCCCCGTTGATGGCCAAGCCCCAGGCCAAGTCTCCGCAGCCGAGCCAAGCCAGGATGTGGAGCAAATGCTGTCCGAGGTCCGCCACGCCTTGCCCTCCATCCTAGATCGCCTGCCCACGGACTTGGTTCTCGAAAAGGACGAGTACGCCCGCGCGCTGGCCCATGAGCAAGGCCGGCTCAATACCCTGGTTCGTGAGGCCCGGTTGAAAGGGGTCTCCACCGTCGTGGTCTTCGAAGGGTGGGATGCCGCGGGCAAGGGAGGAGCGATCCGTCGCATTACCCAAGCGCTGGACGCCCGCGATTACCAAGTTATCCCCGTGGCCGCGCCGAGCGATGAGGAAAAGGCCCACCATTATCTCTGGCGGTTCTGGCGGCACATGAGTCGTGCCGGCCGCGTTACCGTGTTCGACCGGTCGTGGTATGGCCGGGTTTTGGTCGAGCGTGTCGAAGGCTTCGCCGAGCCTCGCGACTGGCGGCGGGCCTACGCCGAAATCCGCGACTTCGAAGAGCAACTCATCGACCACGGGATCGCCCTGGCCAAGTTCTGGATGCACATCACCCGCGAGGAGCAACTCAACCGGTTCAAGGAGCGCGAGACCGTTGCGTATAAGCGGTGGAAGCTGACCAGCGAGGATTGGCGCAATCGGGACAAGTGGGATCACTACGAGGAGGCCGTCAACGATATGGTCGAGCGGACCTCTCCCTCGCACGCGCCGTGGACGCTGGTTGAGGCGGGGGACAAGCGACATGCTCGCGTCAAGGTGTTGCGCACCGTCTGTGATACGTTGGAGAAACGGCTCAAGGAGTAG
- a CDS encoding HU family DNA-binding protein — translation MNKNDLIAAVAERAELSKAEAARAVDGVFDAITAALKADDEVRLVGFGTFAVSRRAASEGRNPRTGEVIAIPASNQPKFKPGKVLKDAVNGGEAAPDADEA, via the coding sequence GTGAACAAGAATGATCTCATCGCCGCCGTGGCGGAACGCGCGGAGCTGTCGAAGGCCGAGGCGGCGCGCGCCGTGGACGGCGTGTTCGACGCCATCACAGCCGCGCTGAAGGCGGATGACGAGGTGCGACTGGTTGGCTTTGGCACCTTTGCGGTGTCGCGGCGCGCGGCATCCGAGGGGCGCAATCCGCGCACGGGGGAGGTGATTGCCATTCCGGCCTCCAATCAGCCGAAGTTCAAGCCCGGCAAGGTCCTGAAGGACGCCGTCAACGGGGGCGAGGCCGCTCCAGACGCTGACGAAGCCTGA
- the aroQ gene encoding type II 3-dehydroquinate dehydratase, with the protein MTERPVYVLNGPNLNLLGLRQPEIYGATTLEDLRALCLETGARLGLGIDFRQTNHEGVLVEWIHEARTQARAVVLNAAAYTHTSVALLDALLACERPVVEVHLSNIHRREAFRHHSYVSQAALGMICGFGAHGYVLALEAVAALPPAARSS; encoded by the coding sequence ATGACCGAACGCCCTGTTTATGTACTCAATGGTCCTAACTTGAACCTGCTGGGCTTGCGCCAGCCGGAGATTTATGGGGCCACCACGCTGGAGGATCTGCGCGCTTTGTGTCTTGAGACCGGCGCGCGCCTTGGCCTGGGCATCGACTTTCGCCAGACCAACCACGAAGGCGTGCTGGTCGAGTGGATCCACGAAGCCCGGACCCAGGCCCGGGCCGTGGTCCTCAACGCCGCCGCCTACACCCACACCTCGGTGGCCCTGCTCGACGCCCTTTTGGCCTGCGAGCGGCCCGTCGTCGAGGTGCACTTGTCGAACATCCACCGCCGCGAGGCGTTTCGGCACCATTCCTATGTGTCGCAGGCGGCGCTGGGAATGATCTGCGGCTTTGGTGCCCACGGCTACGTGCTGGCGCTGGAAGCCGTGGCCGCCCTGCCGCCCGCCGCGCGCTCCTCCTGA
- the gap gene encoding type I glyceraldehyde-3-phosphate dehydrogenase: MAVRVAINGFGRIGRLVLRALIESGRNDVEVVAINDLGSSEANAHLLKYDSVHGVLPAEVSANAEGIVIDGKLIKVLAERDPTRLPWGDLGVDIVMECTGIFTDRDKAKVHLEAGAKRVLVSAPSKGADLTVVYGVNHSKLTADHLVVSNASCTTNCLAPVASVLHASFGIVQGFMTTIHSYTGDQRTVDTLHKDLHRARAAALSMIPTTTGAAKAVGLVLPELAGKLDGTSVRVPTPNVSVVDLKVLVEKSTSAEAVNAAIAEAAAGPLAGILGVNTLPLVSIDFNHNKLSSIFDAPQTKVMGGTFVRVLSWYDNEWGFSNRMLDTAVAIGAHL; this comes from the coding sequence ATGGCTGTTCGTGTTGCGATCAACGGATTCGGGCGCATCGGCCGCCTCGTCTTGCGCGCCCTGATCGAATCGGGCCGCAACGACGTCGAGGTGGTGGCCATCAACGACCTGGGGTCGTCTGAAGCGAATGCCCACCTTCTCAAGTACGACTCCGTGCATGGCGTCCTGCCCGCTGAAGTGTCGGCCAACGCCGAGGGCATCGTCATTGATGGCAAGCTGATCAAGGTCCTGGCCGAGCGCGACCCCACCCGCCTGCCCTGGGGTGATCTTGGCGTCGATATCGTGATGGAATGCACGGGCATCTTCACCGACCGCGACAAGGCCAAGGTTCACCTGGAAGCCGGAGCCAAGCGGGTTCTGGTGAGCGCGCCGTCCAAGGGCGCCGACCTGACGGTGGTGTATGGCGTCAACCACAGCAAGCTGACGGCCGACCACTTGGTCGTGTCGAATGCCTCGTGCACCACGAACTGCTTGGCGCCGGTGGCCTCGGTCCTGCATGCCTCGTTTGGCATCGTCCAGGGCTTCATGACCACCATTCACTCCTACACCGGCGACCAGCGCACGGTGGATACCTTGCACAAGGACCTGCACCGCGCCCGCGCGGCGGCTCTGTCCATGATCCCGACCACCACCGGCGCGGCCAAGGCCGTGGGTCTGGTGCTGCCGGAACTGGCGGGCAAGCTGGATGGTACCTCGGTGCGCGTGCCGACCCCCAACGTGTCGGTGGTTGACCTGAAGGTTCTGGTCGAGAAGTCCACCAGCGCCGAGGCCGTGAACGCGGCGATCGCCGAGGCGGCAGCCGGGCCTCTGGCTGGGATCTTGGGTGTGAACACCTTGCCTTTGGTGTCGATCGACTTCAACCACAACAAGTTGAGCTCGATTTTTGACGCGCCGCAGACCAAGGTCATGGGCGGCACCTTCGTGCGCGTCCTGTCGTGGTACGACAACGAGTGGGGTTTCTCGAACCGCATGCTGGACACGGCGGTGGCGATCGGCGCCCACCTGTAA
- a CDS encoding ABC transporter permease — translation MPRGVHDHPLDAVVTEDGVRGLAVRDGVPGAVAAPALAERLGLTVGERLRLGEREVELRALLTAEPDDLSSAFQVGPRLMVDAAVLPDTGLVRPGSLIEYTTLIRLPAATSEAEAKAALAAAHPEAGWRVRGTDEAGVGVQSFLDRLVLFLVLVGLTTLLVGGIGVANAVKAHLDTRLPTLATLKSLGAPVGLVRRVFLLQILLLAGLGVAGGLVVGALVPVALVGALDTLPVPARLGLYPRPLLLAGAFGLLVALVFSLIPLARASAVSPARLFRDSDDDERPPLSWRDRLEVGGIGAALVALIVLSSPDSRLALWFVVGVGVAFWLFRGAAWGVSALARRCPLPVGRATVRLAVTNLHRPGAPTATVVLSLGLGLAVLVAVGLVQRSLDHHLAEGLPARAPAFFFIDLQPDQVAPFRALVAEAAPEAEVQLADMVRGRLQALNGQSVNEQTIAPGARWAVRGDRGFTTAPTLPTGSTLVEGTWWPADYQGPPLFSITTDLAQGMGLKLGDQITVNILGRDITGTLAATRRVDWASLGMNFAFVVSPGAFAGAPRTWIATVHAPPHRLKALEDAVGEGLPNVSILDVRAIVARVGGILDNAGLALRVTAGVCLLTGVLVLIGAFAATHQRRVREAVTLKVLGATRGDLLRVYLLEYGLMGLTAGIIAAGVGVLAAWAILRFGLEIPAVIEPLVVVGLVGVGVGLTIGGGMLGLGRALSTRPGPWLRAD, via the coding sequence TTGCCGCGCGGCGTCCATGATCACCCGCTTGATGCGGTGGTCACCGAGGATGGCGTGCGGGGGCTGGCGGTGCGCGACGGCGTGCCGGGCGCCGTGGCCGCTCCGGCCCTGGCCGAGCGCCTGGGCCTCACGGTGGGCGAGCGGCTGCGCCTGGGCGAACGGGAGGTCGAACTGCGCGCCCTGCTCACCGCCGAGCCCGACGACCTGAGCAGCGCCTTCCAGGTCGGGCCGCGCCTGATGGTGGACGCCGCCGTCTTGCCCGACACTGGACTGGTGCGCCCGGGCAGTCTGATCGAGTACACCACGTTGATTCGCCTGCCCGCCGCCACCAGCGAGGCCGAGGCCAAGGCGGCTCTAGCGGCGGCCCATCCCGAGGCTGGCTGGCGGGTGCGCGGCACCGACGAGGCCGGGGTGGGCGTCCAGTCCTTCCTCGACCGGCTGGTGCTGTTCTTGGTGCTGGTCGGGCTGACCACCTTGCTGGTCGGCGGCATTGGCGTGGCAAACGCCGTCAAGGCCCATCTCGACACCCGCCTGCCGACCCTAGCCACCCTCAAGAGCCTGGGCGCTCCGGTCGGGTTGGTTCGCCGGGTGTTCCTGCTCCAGATCCTCCTGCTGGCCGGGCTGGGGGTGGCGGGGGGCCTCGTGGTCGGCGCCCTGGTGCCGGTCGCCCTGGTCGGGGCCCTCGACACCTTGCCGGTGCCGGCCCGCCTGGGGCTCTATCCCCGGCCCTTGCTGCTGGCTGGGGCTTTTGGCCTGCTGGTCGCCCTGGTGTTCAGCCTGATCCCCCTCGCCCGGGCCAGCGCCGTCAGTCCGGCCCGCCTGTTTCGCGACAGCGACGACGACGAGAGGCCGCCGCTCTCCTGGCGCGACCGCCTTGAGGTCGGCGGGATCGGGGCCGCCCTGGTCGCCCTGATCGTCCTGTCGTCGCCCGATTCCCGCTTGGCCTTGTGGTTTGTCGTCGGCGTTGGCGTCGCGTTTTGGCTGTTTCGCGGGGCCGCTTGGGGGGTGAGCGCCCTGGCCCGACGCTGCCCCCTGCCCGTGGGCCGGGCCACCGTGCGCCTTGCGGTGACCAACCTCCATCGCCCCGGCGCGCCCACCGCGACCGTGGTCTTGTCCCTGGGCCTGGGTCTGGCGGTGCTGGTCGCGGTCGGGCTGGTGCAGCGCTCCCTTGACCACCATCTGGCCGAGGGTTTACCGGCCCGGGCCCCGGCGTTCTTCTTCATCGACCTCCAGCCCGATCAGGTCGCCCCCTTCCGCGCCCTGGTCGCCGAGGCGGCTCCCGAGGCCGAAGTCCAGTTGGCCGACATGGTGCGCGGGCGCCTGCAAGCCCTCAACGGCCAGTCGGTCAACGAGCAAACCATCGCCCCCGGGGCCCGCTGGGCGGTGCGCGGCGATCGCGGGTTCACCACCGCCCCCACCCTGCCAACCGGCTCCACCCTGGTCGAGGGCACGTGGTGGCCGGCCGATTACCAGGGCCCGCCCCTGTTCTCCATCACCACCGATCTAGCCCAGGGCATGGGTCTCAAGCTCGGCGACCAGATCACCGTCAATATCCTGGGGCGCGACATCACCGGCACCTTGGCCGCGACCCGACGCGTGGACTGGGCCAGCCTGGGCATGAACTTCGCCTTTGTGGTCTCGCCCGGGGCCTTCGCCGGAGCGCCGCGCACATGGATCGCCACGGTGCACGCCCCCCCTCACCGCCTGAAGGCCCTGGAGGACGCGGTAGGCGAGGGCTTGCCCAATGTGTCGATCTTGGATGTCCGGGCCATCGTCGCTCGGGTCGGGGGGATTCTCGACAACGCCGGGCTGGCGCTGCGCGTCACCGCCGGTGTCTGCCTGCTCACCGGCGTTCTCGTCTTGATCGGGGCCTTTGCCGCCACCCACCAACGCCGGGTGCGCGAGGCCGTGACCCTCAAGGTGCTGGGGGCGACCCGGGGCGATCTGCTGCGGGTCTATCTCCTGGAGTATGGCCTCATGGGCTTGACCGCCGGGATCATTGCCGCCGGGGTTGGAGTCCTGGCCGCGTGGGCGATTTTGCGCTTCGGGCTGGAGATTCCGGCGGTGATTGAGCCGCTTGTGGTGGTCGGGTTGGTGGGAGTTGGCGTGGGCTTGACCATCGGGGGGGGGATGCTGGGGTTGGGACGCGCGTTGTCCACCCGGCCGGGGCCGTGGTTGCGGGCTGATTGA
- a CDS encoding cell division protein ZapA, giving the protein MPTLPLSINGKIYRIACEEGQEEHLERLGQYLDHRCRQLVGSIGHISESLMLVMVALLIADELSDVSGELHELRTALGAAGGDGPSAREQAEERVAQVIEGLARRVEGIAEALETS; this is encoded by the coding sequence ATGCCCACGTTGCCCCTGTCCATAAACGGTAAAATCTACCGCATCGCCTGCGAGGAAGGCCAGGAAGAGCACCTGGAGCGTCTGGGGCAATACCTGGATCATCGTTGCCGTCAGTTGGTCGGCTCCATCGGCCATATCAGCGAAAGCCTGATGTTGGTCATGGTGGCGCTGCTGATCGCCGATGAGCTGTCCGACGTGTCGGGCGAGTTGCACGAACTGCGTACCGCCCTGGGGGCGGCCGGCGGCGACGGGCCCAGCGCCCGCGAGCAGGCCGAGGAGCGCGTCGCCCAGGTCATTGAGGGCTTGGCCCGCCGTGTCGAAGGGATTGCGGAGGCCCTCGAAACCTCCTAA
- a CDS encoding DnaJ domain-containing protein, with translation MATPIADPKGYYRVLGVTPGASAAVIKRAYRRKAMLLHPDRNPSPNAVAEFQLLHDAYQTLLDPGGREAYHRGAARSQAPRPTAQAESLPAFHSCRVCGTVTAQPRYLILEKVTARGGRRVQHESISGVFCRRCADRTALFAALHCWVRGWWAVPSGPFHTLIALWINLKGGMRPARENALLLLEQARAFLARGQREIAHELAAHARRLAPTERERTAADRLMNALAGDAPTQRLVDVWRRPGVGFWLQLVLPLCFFLLLSLVGWPWLRDLMPGATPGTLRPRPAVSGVILVDPATVAPSGRVYAVAVPTTVVRTGPGEAFETVAVLQRNTFVMFVDTAGAWARVVTAQGVLGYVWLDDMRAVPGVPEPAQP, from the coding sequence ATGGCCACGCCGATCGCTGATCCCAAGGGCTATTACCGCGTGCTGGGGGTGACACCCGGGGCGAGCGCGGCCGTCATCAAGCGGGCCTATCGCCGCAAGGCCATGCTGCTGCACCCGGATCGCAATCCCAGCCCCAATGCGGTGGCCGAGTTCCAACTCTTGCACGACGCTTATCAGACCTTGCTCGATCCGGGCGGGCGCGAGGCGTATCACCGAGGCGCCGCTCGGTCTCAGGCGCCGCGGCCAACGGCCCAGGCCGAAAGCCTGCCGGCTTTTCATAGTTGCCGGGTGTGCGGCACGGTGACGGCTCAACCGCGCTATCTGATTTTGGAGAAGGTGACGGCGCGGGGCGGGCGGCGGGTCCAGCACGAGTCGATCTCGGGGGTGTTTTGCCGGCGTTGTGCTGATCGCACCGCCTTGTTTGCGGCGCTGCACTGCTGGGTGCGGGGCTGGTGGGCCGTGCCGTCCGGGCCGTTTCATACGCTGATTGCCTTGTGGATCAACCTGAAAGGCGGAATGCGCCCGGCGCGGGAGAATGCCTTGCTTTTGCTGGAGCAAGCCCGGGCTTTTCTGGCGCGGGGCCAGCGCGAGATTGCCCACGAACTGGCAGCCCATGCCCGCCGTCTGGCGCCGACCGAGCGCGAGCGCACCGCGGCCGACCGCCTGATGAATGCCTTGGCCGGGGATGCGCCGACCCAGCGCCTTGTCGATGTGTGGCGGCGCCCCGGAGTGGGGTTTTGGCTGCAACTGGTTTTGCCGCTGTGTTTCTTTTTGCTGCTGTCGCTGGTGGGCTGGCCGTGGCTGCGGGACCTGATGCCCGGAGCAACGCCGGGAACGCTTCGTCCGCGCCCTGCCGTGTCGGGGGTGATCCTGGTCGATCCGGCCACCGTGGCTCCGTCCGGGCGAGTGTATGCCGTGGCGGTCCCGACCACGGTGGTTCGCACCGGGCCTGGGGAAGCGTTTGAAACGGTGGCCGTCTTGCAGCGCAACACCTTTGTGATGTTTGTCGATACGGCCGGTGCCTGGGCCCGGGTGGTGACCGCCCAGGGCGTGCTGGGCTATGTCTGGCTCGACGACATGCGCGCCGTGCCCGGCGTCCCCGAGCCAGCACAGCCCTGA
- a CDS encoding phosphoglycerate kinase codes for MPSFKRLEDLDVKGKRVLVRADLNVPVRDGKVSDTTRIDRSAETVRELAQRGACVVVCSHFGRPKGTRVPEMSLRPVVEPLALALGMPVAFAEDCVGPAAELVVNGLAPGQVALLENLRFHAEEEKNDPAFAQKLAALCDLYVNDAFSSAHRAHASTEYIARLVPCAAGRLMQAELEALGKALESPERPVAAVVGGAKVSTKLELLGNLVTRVDRLIIGGGMANTFLYAQGIAVGVSLCERDMADTARAILDKAAQAGCTLVLPVDAVVAREFKEGAASEVVSVNAVPADAMILDVGPASIEAVKAVLASTRTLVWNGPMGAFEIKPFDAATNAVAQAAAEATRAGTLLSVAGGGDTVAALANAGVLEDFTYVSTAGGAFLEWLEGKTLPGVAALEG; via the coding sequence ATGCCCTCGTTCAAGCGACTCGAAGACCTGGATGTCAAAGGAAAGCGCGTGCTGGTGCGCGCCGATCTCAATGTGCCGGTGCGCGACGGCAAGGTCTCGGACACCACCCGAATCGACCGATCGGCCGAGACGGTACGCGAACTGGCCCAGCGAGGGGCCTGCGTCGTGGTCTGCTCGCACTTTGGTCGGCCCAAGGGCACCCGCGTCCCCGAGATGAGCCTGCGCCCGGTGGTCGAGCCCTTGGCCCTGGCCCTGGGGATGCCGGTCGCCTTTGCCGAGGACTGCGTTGGTCCGGCGGCCGAACTGGTGGTGAATGGCCTAGCCCCGGGACAGGTGGCGCTTTTGGAGAACCTGCGCTTCCACGCCGAGGAGGAGAAGAACGATCCGGCGTTCGCGCAGAAGCTGGCCGCTTTATGCGATCTTTATGTGAACGATGCGTTTTCCTCGGCGCACCGGGCCCATGCCTCGACCGAGTACATTGCCCGTCTCGTTCCGTGCGCCGCCGGTCGTCTGATGCAAGCCGAGTTGGAAGCCCTGGGCAAGGCCCTGGAAAGCCCGGAACGGCCGGTGGCCGCCGTGGTTGGCGGGGCCAAGGTTTCGACCAAGCTGGAGCTGCTCGGCAATCTGGTGACCCGGGTGGACCGTCTGATCATTGGCGGCGGTATGGCCAACACCTTCCTCTATGCTCAGGGAATCGCCGTGGGCGTCTCCTTGTGCGAGCGTGACATGGCCGATACCGCGCGCGCCATCTTGGACAAGGCGGCCCAGGCCGGATGCACCCTCGTGCTGCCGGTGGATGCCGTGGTGGCCCGCGAGTTCAAGGAAGGCGCGGCCAGCGAGGTGGTGAGTGTGAACGCCGTGCCAGCCGATGCCATGATCTTGGATGTGGGTCCGGCCAGCATTGAGGCGGTCAAGGCCGTTTTGGCCTCGACCCGCACCTTGGTGTGGAATGGTCCCATGGGGGCGTTCGAGATCAAGCCGTTCGACGCGGCCACCAACGCCGTGGCGCAGGCTGCCGCCGAGGCGACCCGGGCCGGGACTCTTCTCAGCGTCGCGGGCGGGGGAGACACCGTGGCGGCCTTGGCCAATGCCGGAGTCTTGGAGGACTTCACCTACGTTTCGACCGCCGGGGGAGCCTTCCTGGAGTGGCTAGAGGGCAAGACACTGCCGGGTGTCGCCGCCCTGGAAGGGTGA